From the Streptomyces nodosus genome, the window TGGAACGGACCGGTGCCCAGCTCTTCGTCGAGCGACTACGCCTGGAATGGCGTCCGGAATCCCCGGTTCCAGAGCCCGGCGAGCGCCTTGTGTTCCAGCCGGCCCATGACGCCCAGGATCTCGTGGCCCTGATGACCTCGGTACTGGACGGCACCCTGGACGCACACAGCCGTGACGACCTGACCAGGATGTCCGCCCATGAGACGGCCGTCAGGCACTACGAGGACGAACTCGCGCGCTACACCAGCCCGCGTGACTGGTGGCGTATCGCGACCCTGCCCCAGGGAGAGCCCGTGGGATTCGTCATCCCGGCCCACAACGGCTACAACCCGATCATCGCCTATATCGCGGTGCTGCCCGCACACCGCGGCAACGGCTACATCGCCGACATCCTCGCCGAGGGCACCCGCGTTCTCGCGCGGCAGGGCGTCCCCCGCATCCGTGCGTCCACGGATCTCGGCAACGTCCCGATGGCGAACGCCTTCCGGCGCGCCGGGTACGTCAGTTTCGAGCGTGAGATCAACATGACCTGGAAGTGACCGGGCGTCGGGCGGGGACACCCCCAGCCGGTGTCCCCGCCGGCGGTACGCGGAAGGCAGGAGCAGCCCACTGCCGCACTGCGCTCATGCCGATATGAGCTTACGGGCGAGGATCTGGATCCCCGTCGACTCGTGACCGTTCATGGTGGACACCGTGATGGTCCGGGTGTCGGTGGTCCGGAACTCGGCGAGCAGGGTGGAGAACCACTCGCGGGGGTGATGGCGGCATACCGCACCGTCACCGGTTTCGAACACGCCATAGCTGCCGTAGTGATCAGCATGGCGGTCGTAGCGGCTGCGGTTGCGTTCGTCGTCCTGCAGCAGAAGATCACTGATGTAGAGGATCCCACCGGGCTTGAGGACGCGGTTCAGCTCGGCGATCAACCGGTGTTGGGCTTCATCGCCGGGAATGCAGGTCAGCACGGCGAAGAGCAGAACGGCGTCGAAGCTTGCGTCCGGGTAGGGCGTGGCAGGTGGTGCGTCCAGGGCGGCACAGCGCATGGCGGGGTGCAGACGGCGTGCCCGGCTGATCATTGCCGGTGAGGCGTCGACGCCCGTGAGGTCGCTGAAGCCGCGCTGCTCGAGTTCCTTCATGATGCGGCCGTAGCCGCATCCATAGTCGAGTATCGCGGCGTGCCTGCCGGCCCTGTCGAGCCAGGGCAGATGGAGCGGGTGGGTGAACGTCTTGGTGGCCGCGGCG encodes:
- a CDS encoding class I SAM-dependent methyltransferase yields the protein MSDLDSQVPYWDAAAATKTFTHPLHLPWLDRAGRHAAILDYGCGYGRIMKELEQRGFSDLTGVDASPAMISRARRLHPAMRCAALDAPPATPYPDASFDAVLLFAVLTCIPGDEAQHRLIAELNRVLKPGGILYISDLLLQDDERNRSRYDRHADHYGSYGVFETGDGAVCRHHPREWFSTLLAEFRTTDTRTITVSTMNGHESTGIQILARKLISA
- a CDS encoding GNAT family N-acetyltransferase: MRPIAGREELDLFSRLPYVLNKELADDLANGRRRPEWMWVALRGDRLLARAAWWSRPGSDTPQILDVVDIDDRSTEPDRLDIGVRLLHTAMAAGLPNGARPPEYSRFVPPDWREDAAVRRAVEDRMTVLERTGAQLFVERLRLEWRPESPVPEPGERLVFQPAHDAQDLVALMTSVLDGTLDAHSRDDLTRMSAHETAVRHYEDELARYTSPRDWWRIATLPQGEPVGFVIPAHNGYNPIIAYIAVLPAHRGNGYIADILAEGTRVLARQGVPRIRASTDLGNVPMANAFRRAGYVSFEREINMTWK